The window aatttttattcatAAGAAAGAAAGTAAATAATTGTACTTAAACTGAAATATTTAAGCACAGATGAAACCTGTCAAATTAGTATTTTAAGATCATTTTATCCATATTtttgatataaataatttattcctATAATTTTGTATTTCTTGTGCATAGCGAAGGTTATACACAATACGTATAAGGCGGGTGGTTGTAATTAGGGTGCCGCTGCGGCTGCTCTCTTGTCCCACTATGGCTGCTGCTCCGCTCCGCTCCGTACTCCGCCGCAATGGCCTTCTGCCCTTGTTCGAAACCTGCCGCCTTCgagatctcctcttcttctcctcctctgtcgACCCTGCCGCCGCCGTAGGCAGCACCATATCTCCAGATCCCCACTTCATGGTGGAATACCTCGTGAATTCCTGCGGGTTCTCCCCCTCCGAGGCAGCCAAGTTCTCTAAACCTCTTGCGCACCTCCGATCCACCGAGAAACCCGACGCCGTCCTTAACTTCATGAGATCTCAGGGCCTCTGTGGCGCCGCTATCAGGAAGGTGATATCTTCGGAACCCAATTACCTGTGCTACAACGTGGAGACGAACATCGCCCCGAAGTTTCAGTTCTTACGTGATTTGGGCCTATCGGAGTCGGATATCGTCGATGTCATCCTGAAGAACGATGTTATTCTGCGCCTCGACGTTCACCGTTCCTTGGTCCCCAAATTGGAGATGTGGGAAAGTCTCTTGGGATCGAGAGAGCTCGTTCTCAAGCATCTCAAGAAGACCCGATGGTTTTTCTTCTCCAGCGTTGAGAAGAAATTGCATCCTAACCTAAAGTTCTTGAGGGATGAGTGCGGCATTCCTGAAGAAAGGCTCTCTCTTGTCTTGAGAAGTCACCCACAATTAATCTCACTGAAACCAGAGTCACTCCGAGCTTTGGTTGCGAGAGCCGATGAGCTGGGGATGCCACGGCAATCTCGGATGTTCATGTGGATACTTGATGCTCTCCTCATGGTAAGCAAAGAAAGGTTCGAGGCCAAGGtcgagctcatgaagagcttcggGTGGTCGGAGTCGGAGTTTTCTTCTGCAGTCAGGAAAAATCCCACCTTCTTATGCATCTCCCTCGATATGTTGCGCAGAAAAGTGGAATTTTTTATCAATGTAGTCGGGTGCACCCCTTCCTTCATCGCCTCCCAACCATCTATCTTGCTATATAGTCTGCAGAAGAGGGTAATTCCTCGGTTTCGTGTTTTGGAGATATTGAATACGAAAGGCTTGTGGACTCGACGAGGCACGTGTTTGTCCTATGTGAAATTATCAAATGAAAAATTCCGGGAGAAGATTGTTCTACCTTACAAAGAAAAGGTTCCTGAGCTTCTTGATATTTTGAGAGCTGGTGAGTGTGAAGGGAAATGAGCCcttttatttggtatcagaggagGATGAGAAGGGCTTAGCTGATGGTCTAACTCACATGTGAATTTCTCGACAGGAGATGAGCAGTGATTCGGCACCTTTTTCCTTGACAACGAGCTGTCTTACATCAACCACCAGCCTTGGCTACTGAGGTGCAGTCCAGTGAAAGAATTATTCCTTGGTGTCTTATGGTAGTAATGTTGTAATTGGAAGGTCTATGCAGTGGCCAACACAAAATGTCTTTCAGTTTTACTCATTAAGGTTAATGGAAAAGTCTGTTCTTTGTTGCAAAGCAGTAAGCCCCTGGCCTGTTTGAAATCTCTGATCGATGAAGGTAGATTTTTCCCCTAGTTTGAGATTGTGGAAATAGAATGCAAATGGCTTCTCTAAAAGTCTATTGAGGTGTGAGATTCTTCTTATGTGACAAGCTAGTTTAGCATTGATTATAAACCAACTTTGTTTTGTCTTATTAAATGTTTGCTCGAATCATTTTCTGATTGTGTTTGGCACACTATTGTCGGATTGTATGTGAACTGCAGGTTTTAGAATTTCTGCTTTTCTTGTCAGTTGATCGTCTATGCAAACTAGTTCTTGTGCTAATTGGAAGATTCCATTTATGTTTCTGTTATGTAGAATTTTTTAGACCGGTTGCTGTGTTGATCAGGATTACCATTGCTTTGGTACTCACCCATTTCTTTTGTATGTAAGAAGTTGTCACTTTGCTTGCAGGTTGAATGGACTTACAGAGATTCAAAACTTGAGTATGCTATCCTGAAATGTCTTCAGCCTCACTGGAATTGTTGAGTATGCTATCCTGAAATGTCTTCAGCCTCATTGGAATTGTTGCTCAGGCATTTCCTGCATCAACAAACTCAACTTGCAAactaatttataagcctaaacaTTTTAAAATTGACAACAGTTTGTGTATTTCAAATTTCTGTAATTGGCTTTACGTTTTGTTGTGGAGTTAATGATCATTACATCACAAGGTTTCTTCACAACACAATCCATTGATGAAGGTTTCCTGATTTACGTTTTGTTGTGGAGTTAATGATCATTACATCACAAGGTTTCTTCACAACACAAATTTCTGTAAGCTCAGAAGAAAAATGGATTGGCGATGAAGGAAGGGGTGTTACCGACCACATTGATTAAAAAATCCATTTTTCTGCGCAACATATCGAGGGAGATGCCTAAGAAGGTGGGTGCTTTCCTGACTGCACAACAAAACGTAAAGCCAATTACAGAAAGACTGCGGAAGAAGAGGAGATCTCGAAGGTGGTGGGTTTTGAACAAGGGAAGGAGGCTATTGCGGCGGAGCACGGAGTGGAGCGTCGCAGCTGTCATTGTGGGACGAAAGAGAGCAGCCACAGCGGCACCCTAACGTAAGCAAAGAAAGGTTCGAGGCCAAGGTCGAGCTCATGAGGAGCTTCGGGTGGTCGGAGTCGGAGTTTTCTTCTGCAGTCAGGAAAGCACCCACCTTCATAGGCATGTCCCTCGATATGTTGCGAAGAAAAGTTGAATTTTTTATCTATGTGGTCGGTTACACCCCTTCCTTCATCGCCGACAAATCATATCTCTTGCTATTTAGTCTGCTGAAGAGGGTAATTCCTCGGTTTCGTGTCACAGAGATGTTGAAATCGAAAGGATTGTTGACTGGACAAGCCAAGTTTCCATACATTCTCACATTATCAGATATCAAATTCATGGAGAAGTTTGTTCTCCCTCACAAAGAAAATGTTCCTGAGCTGCTTGATATTTTGAGAGTTGCTGGCACCTGCAAAGGAAATGATACCTTGCATTTGGCATCGGAGGATGAGGAAGGGCTTAGCTGATGGTCTAATTTGTGACCACGAAGGTAGATTATTCCCCTAATTTGAGATTTTGGAAATAGAATGCAAAGGGCTTATCAAAAGATGAATTGAGGTGTGGGATTTTTCTTTAATGGCAAGCTAGATAAGCATTGATTAGAAATCACATTTGTTCTGTCTTACTGATTGTTAGCTTAAATTATTTTCTGATTGTCTTTGGCATAGTATTGTTGCTTTGTACGTTAGCTGCATGTTTTAAAATTTCTACCCAACAGTCCCAACTGAGATGACCTTCGGATCTATCGTAGGGACTTTTGGTTTTTGTCCAAATTAATTCCAATTCCGGATGGGATTTTGGTGGTTGGGTAAGTCTCAAAGAGTCATAGTTTAGATCAAGTTATTCAGCATATACAAAATATCACCAAAGATCACAGGAAGTTGCTGAGTAGTTGTTGCTCTAACGATTTAAGTGGCTGAAAAACACTTAAACTTCTTTGCaaacttatttatttatgtacTAATTGGATTATTCAAATTTGATTGATGCATTGTAACATTAGTATGCAGTGGCTTCAATGGAATTTGAAAGACCAGTTGCACTGGGTTGATCAGGAGTCACCAGCTCTTCTGAAATGTCTTCAACCTCCCTTGGAATTGCTAAAGCTTTTCTCGCATCAACAAAACTCTTGCATGCCTCCATAGGCTTCTGCTCGTCCACCCTTTGTGATTCCAGCAACAGATCTCTTCATTCTTGGAGTTCATTCTTGGATTCGGTGGATGCAACTTCTCATCATCATAGCTGAAGCTTCTGCTCTACTTGAAAGCTTTTAGAAGGCTGCACAACTAAATTTCTCCAACATCTGAATCGAACTAATTCCCTTGAGTTAGTCGATTTGCTGGTTCCTTAAGAATATTTTGGATGTCATTTTATTTCTTTGTTCAAGTATTTATGTTGTCGATGTGGTCCATGTTTCCCGCATCATGAACGACGTAAATTCTCTATGTGTTTTTGGGTCTTGTAACGATAGATCAGTCTAGCTCAGTATCTAATCCACTTTAATCTTTATTGAAATTTCTCCTTTTAcggtaaaataaattaaaaactcTAGCATGCAAACTAACACGTAAGCTCAGAAGGTTTAAAAGTGACAATTAAATGTGTGTTGCAAGATCCTGTAATTGGCTTTAGTTCTTGTTGTAGAGTTTATGATCATTTACATCACTAGTATTTCAGATTTATGCACACTATCATGGCCCGTTTTTCAACCAGTTTTTTTCTGGCTATCCGTGCCTTTTTGCATGTATTCAGTATCTCATTTCAGATAGGATCATTAGATCCTGGCTATCCGTGCCTTTTTTGCATGTATTCAGTATCTCATTTCTGATAGGATCATTAGATCATCACTCATCTCTATCAATGCGTGAATTGTGTTTTGAATTTTGATATCAGTTGTTCCATCTTTTGTTCTTTATTCTTTATGTCTTGGATAATAATGTCTCAAATCTTTATGTCAACACAAGTCTTAATTTTGGTCAGACAGACATTAATGAAATGAATATATTGAAGGAACTGAGAAAAGTAGAATTCGTAAATTTAAATAAGACAAGGAATCAAAGCAAAATTATGCACTTATATATCATGTTAATGAATCGATGCAACGTGAACATACAACAACATACGCATTTTCAAACAAGTATAGGGTATTTATGGATGATCACGAAGTTGGAATGAAATGTGGCCTACTATAATTAACAAGTGTTATTTTACAGATATAGTATATTGATGTATAgtcaattttaattaaatatcataTAATCCATCATCAACTTCAATcgtgtttttttttgtttgaatttTTATGAGTCATAAATACTATTCAAGGCATATTAATTTAAACAAAAGAAATCAAGTTTTGAAGgatcatattttttttcaaatctggTGCAACAATAAATTATTTTTGGATCAAATAaatgattaattttatatatttatacagATACAAAaccatataaatattttatagatcattttatccatattttttatataaataatttattacagTAATTTTTATTCCTTGTGCATATCGAATAATTATTGTTGGAATTATGATGTCCTTGTGGATGCTCTCCTTTTTTTAAGTCTATTCGAGGTctcctttcttttattttatcgtCAATCGATTAAGATCATGTTTAGATCAAATTAGTTAATAGAAAAATGATGATTGAGTTTTCCTCAACTGTATGTATTGTATGGTATCTGACTAGTTATATTTAATCATATGAGTTGGATTATACTTAACCACATAGACTAGGTCATATTTAGTAACATGAGTTAGGTTGGACTTGACTTGGTTTGATCCGTCAACTTACATTGAATCCTCAATTTAActcatattattaaattatattttaaaattttaaaaatatgttgAAATAATAATTAACCTTAAATccattatatttcatgaattaactaatttagattcataattttaaatttaaaagtaattaaattatacaaattcatacataattttttagacataaatatgtctaatttaaataaattagaattattattaaattaactaattattttaacatcataattcaataataatt of the Musa acuminata AAA Group cultivar baxijiao chromosome BXJ2-10, Cavendish_Baxijiao_AAA, whole genome shotgun sequence genome contains:
- the LOC135625286 gene encoding transcription termination factor MTERF15, mitochondrial-like, which gives rise to MAAAPLRSVLRRNGLLPLFETCRLRDLLFFSSSVDPAAAVGSTISPDPHFMVEYLVNSCGFSPSEAAKFSKPLAHLRSTEKPDAVLNFMRSQGLCGAAIRKVISSEPNYLCYNVETNIAPKFQFLRDLGLSESDIVDVILKNDVILRLDVHRSLVPKLEMWESLLGSRELVLKHLKKTRWFFFSSVEKKLHPNLKFLRDECGIPEERLSLVLRSHPQLISLKPESLRALVARADELGMPRQSRMFMWILDALLMVSKERFEAKVELMKSFGWSESEFSSAVRKNPTFLCISLDMLRRKVEFFINVVGCTPSFIASQPSILLYSLQKRVIPRFRVLEILNTKGLWTRRGTCLSYVKLSNEKFREKIVLPYKEKVPELLDILRAGDEQ